A region of the Ctenopharyngodon idella isolate HZGC_01 chromosome 2, HZGC01, whole genome shotgun sequence genome:
aacatttggcattatcaggacccacaaatattcccccactgcattattatacattatattcaacatgtgactaatgtagtactgacactaaaactctgtaaacttgaattatttctcacacagtaattttaattttgggtgaactacacacaatatatattgtCACTATCCATGATACAtattgatgcatttttgtatagcgatatattgtgacatattgttACATGTTTCTGTCAGTGTTTAATTCAGCTATTAAAGTAATGTTGAAAAAACATCTGGTTTTTGTCATGCTGTTTGATTACATTTGGTTTTAGGTTTTATCACGTTTGATTTACGGCTTGCCGGTTAACAGTTCCACATAAGGATTTCGGTCAATTGGAATTTGCATCCCTAATTCTTACTCTGCCACTACACATACAAAAAAAGTACATAGTTACAACAAAATGTGAATTCAAAATGTGAAAACTCCACCAATTACAAGGAGACTTTATATTTGTCAGGTTTATCAACAACCaaatttgttcatcttcaactTAATTACACGTTTTGACCAgccatgggatttttttttttttttcacaataaaaaTTTGAAGTCTTCAAGAAAGACTCAGCCTGTCTGCAAGCATTTAATCAATACAGACGTCTGATGTCACAGACATGAATGTGTCAATGTAATGATACATTTCATACCATAGGCCTGCTGTTGTCCAGGGTATCCCTGCTGTCCAGGTATACTGCTGCTGCGGTGGATAACCCTGCTGCTGTGGTGGACCCTGCTGATAGGCCTCTTGTTGCTGACCATACTGTGCGTTTCCTACAGAAAAAAAGACCATGCTATTAAAAACTTTATCAAGGCTATCCACTAGGGCTGCTCGATTATGGGAAAAATTATAATCACTATTACTTTTGGTCAATACtgaaatcacgattatttaaTACGATTATTGGCGGTCAATATgatcaaagtcttatttcacgacatgagtaattttaaataaatgaaatttcacaattattgaTATTTCcgcaaaaactaatactaggtTAACTAATGTAAGAAAAAGTTCCTCAAAACAATTACATAggacaagtaaacagtaagcAATGCaataagaacaaacaaacaaaaaaaatacaacagaatgaaaatacaaattaaataagcaatgttttaagtttttcagaaAGATGTACTAACAGTAGTATTCCAATAAGTAATAACCTACAACAAAAacttgaataatcaaatgtaaaataacactgcattgtCTTACTGTACACATTAAACATTAGGGGTTAAACGGATCGTagttgatccgtgatccgtaaGAACCAGGCCCCACGGTTCGGCACTCATGCGATTTGCAGATTAATTGCAAGTTTAAGCACCACAGAGtaaaagtttataatttgcacgtgttttgtctCACCAGTTTACACATTCAATAGACTTTAAACCATTCCAGCACTAGACGAGGCAAAAGAGAATTTAATTTGGTACTCGTGCGCTGTTATCTGTGCGCACAGCCTCACACACCCGAAGCGTGCGTACAGAGAGAGGCGCGTTTCAGTTAGCAAGAACTCTGAATTGATTCCTCTTTCACATCTCCTTGCAGTTGGatgtacacatacacacacaaatgtgtcaaaatacccatcttggcaagtattcttgtaaacacagttggttatatCTTAAGTGAACAAACagttgagggaaaaaaaaaaaaaaacgaatgtgtatcattatattggatgCGTGCATTAGGTCTTAGACAACAGCAGGTttttttaggctgctgtcactttatgTCAttgatgttaatcaaacaaaacattatttaacatttaattattacatttctgtacctgaaatgaatactacagttagacattactttatttgtaactttgttttattgtatttatctatgcttgtaattagtgtatttgttcttatttttattgaCTGTTCATTTgcctttaataatatttgaactTTATTAGTTAAGCAAGTAGTCTTTGCTGCGGTATCGGAGTACTTAAAAGTGTGCTTCAAATGATAAATGGAAAGCAAAGTTACCCCCACACCCCCAAAATATATTTCTTCTTGTTGATCcgaaaaatgatccgatccgtgactcaaaaaccataatatgATCCGAAACGTGAGTTTGGTGTTCTGTTGAATCATTATTAAATATAGATtcatccttattaaagttacttaAATTATTCAGTCCAGATCAATGAGTGATTTTCctgtcatttgttgtttgattatcattaatgacagagtgcaacaggtatattaggctgctgtcacttttttTTAGGTTGCTATAACAAGAGCTAATGCACGAATCCAATTTActgttacacacacattttctttctcaactgtgtaCGTATAAcccactgttttttttatttcaaaaaggcattttgacatttttgtgtgcGTGCGTTTAGGTGCATATCCGAAGCCCATGTGCTTATCCGCATTCGGCTCCGACTCGGAGTGCGCACACAGAAAACCTTCTGAGAAGCagtggtgttttttttgtttgtttgttttgtttttttttaatcaaacacgTCCCgcagtttagcaacagtagactgcattttaTAACACTCATTTATTTGGCTGATTTGGAGCCCCCATGAGTCAATGTATAGAAACACACCTAGATGACCAATACTAGCTTTGCTATTGCCTGATACATGATACGCTATACAATATGCTATTGTCTGTACAATATTGTGATCTGAGCACAGTGTTACATATCGTTAGCTAACGTGTACATATCTTATAAGCTAACACTGGTCTCCTGCCCTGTTCTCCACTGGTTCTCCTCACACTACAGCTCAATTTGTCTACTCGTGACCGTTGTTCTGTCTAATCCTGGCCTGTCCCTGCTCTCTTGGCCACATAGCAGGCTAATTGTATGGCTGTGGTCTGTCATACGAGtatgaataaacatttacaatttcctcAGCATCCGAACTGTCATTGCAATACATTGTTTTCCAATTGTTTAAATTGACTGCACTCCCTCCCGTTACGTCACTTCTGGTTTGGCATTTTTCAGATGCCGAAGTAAAATTTTCCTCACAAAAACGACTCCAGAAACCTCAGCAGCGTATTtataagtatgtttttaaagaaaatctagTTCCTACATTATTTTTCTATACATTGACTCACAGGGGCTCTAAGCTGGGATATgcactttaaagggatatttcacccaaagatgaaacTTCTCTCCTCATTTCCTCGCCCACATGCCGTCTCccgtatatatgactttctttcttcagataaacacaaactGAGGATTTTTAAGAAAATCAATCTTTGCGAGTTCATATGATGCaagttaatgttttattttttggtgaactacccctttaatgtTGAAAGATCTTAGCTATCAGTTGTGTGGAGAAACCAGCAGCGACTACAGCAGTGGTGTTATGTGGATCTTCTCAGAGAAGTGccacttgaactgaggcactacaaCGATTTGTCATGCTACATCGAAGAGTGCCAAAACAATGTTTGTTTGATAAAATagacaaaatttgaaagctgagagtttgtttaatatcaaaagcaacaaagcacaaagcttattgtaaTTATTGGATGGCAGGCACATtaatcttaaaggattagttcactttaaaatgaaaattaccccaagctttactcacggatccaagctttataatggcagtgaacgggaagcaacgagtatgaagctgaagaaagtgcatccatccatcataaacatacccCACACGGCTTcggggtgttaataaaggccttctgaagcgaagcgatgcgtttgcgtaagaaaaatatccatatttaacaagttataaagtaaaatatctagcttccggtattcaacttaggaagaaagtgtaacgcctctcgtgGCTCAAAATGCTTTTGCTACGTCCtacttattcaacttacgaaaaaaagcaacatcagttacactttcttcctaagttgaatacggtaggtggtctggtggaagctagatattttactttataacttgttaaatatggatgtttttcttacacaaacgcatcgcttcacttcagaaggaatttattaaccccttggagctatgtggagtatgtttatgatggatggatgcactttgagcttcatactcgttgtttcccattcactgccattataaagtttggatgcgtcaggaaatttattaatataaatccGATTTTGAAAGTGATATATTACAATTACCccaagtaaagcttggggtaattttcattttaaagtgaactaatcctttaagtgaagttttgttcacgCATCAACAGATCAAAGATTGATCTTGGGATTTAAGTATTGATATtggttcatcaaaatgaagaCTGATTTAAATCAATTCATCAATCTTATCAACCAGCCCTAATACACACTATAGATTTTCATCATAACTAAACACATTaagtaattgaaaaaaaaaaaaattataaaagtattataataacAAGGACGATGGGCTTCAAGGAGTAAACAAACATAAACTGCACTCTCTACAGATCTGAATTAGGACGAACATTAAAttgtaaagtttaaaaaaaaaaaaaaaaaagcagcttgCAAGTCAATGTATCCTACCCTCTGGTGCTCCCTGTGCTCCATGACTGTATTGCTCCGTGTAGTATTCCTCTTGACCAGCATATTGCTGAGGAGGTcctaaaaatacacacacagacactgttaaagaggacctattgtGCCCTTTTTTAAAGTctggattttgtttttgggctatactagaataggttttctgatgcttgaatgttcaaaaaacaacttatttttcttatatttgactctcttcccagtctgtcagtaatgctctgtttagttcctgtctctatgaagcccctccttctgaaaagcacaatgtgctgattggttggctggaccagtgtgctgtgattggtcaagtgctttgagcgtgtttgggaaatgtcatgTCCTTTATCATAACCGCGAGTTTCAACAtactactaactcaaccaggccttgcccctttattttgcataggccttgggtgggaattatttaaatgagaaatattgtgATGTGCTCGTTCCCAAAAGAAAATTGAAGACTACAATTGAGGCGTTtcagagttcagaaacagtgcgcactgatatagagaataactccctttggagtgactttgtgctttgtaactttgcagacctttttcatgctcaaacagtaatattacacactaaagttGTACAtgtaaaaatttataaaaataggTCCTTTAAGACAACCCACGACGATGAGTAATGATGCCTTCACATGATACTTAATCAAGTGCATCAATATTTTACCAAAAGAGAGTTCGGCGTACCTTGATGTGGCGGCCTGTAGGGGGGCATGGGCCTCTGCCCCATCACGTGATTGCCTTGACCCATCATGCCCATGGGGGTCTGCTGCCCCTGGTAATGCTGCCCACCTCCACCAGAAGGGGGCATGTTGTACTGTTGGGAAGGAGCCTGCTGGTGCATTATAGGCCCTACAGCAAAACGTAAGCCAAAACACtcaaagtgaatttttttttaataatgtgatttttttaataataatgtcgatcattttttttgacaaaagaCAGTGAGAAGAGAGCAGACTTACCCTGACTAGGCTGCATGTTCATGTTGGGCCGAGGGCCGTAATTGCCCATAGGCTGCCCCTGGCTCATATTCATTTGCCCCTGTGACTGCAAGCCCTGTGAGGAGGGCACAGCATGGTTATACGCCCCCATGGAGCCATGGCTGCTAGCCGGCATGTTCATGGAGCCACTGGGTATGCTGGGTGTCTGGTTGGGCCCAGGGCCCTGTATGGGCATGTGGTTTGGACCTGCAGAAGCAGACAGagtttaataacatttaatgtGAAAAGAATCCAAAAATCATATGAAGAACATTACTTAAAGCCACTAATGAGAAGATATATACACATTAGATGCTTCAAAAAAACCTTTGttttaagatgtttatttatatattttgctttagTGTGCCAGTAAGAACTATcaattttagattttcaaacattctgatctcaccatcacaAAGTCTGGGGTTACATAGAGAGACGGAAGCAACAAAGACACCCTAAATCCATAGGAGATGTGTGACACTTCCTCACAGTTGACTGGAACAACCTACCTGCAAACTATTTGCAATTTGCAAAATTTGCAAATGGTAGTCAtaccaaatattgatttaacCTTTTAACTGTCGCCCAAAATCtatgttttacaaaataatatggACTCTAAAATTGCTAGAAAATCTAAACCGTATGTATAATCTGGTTGAGCACGCTAAAAGGctttaattttgaaaataaaacttaattgataaataaaaaaacaataaataaataaatgctttttttaaatatacaaacttatgtaaaatagtatttttcaaAACTGTCTAAAACTTTTCACAGTACTGTAGTTTGCAGGTAGTTTGTCCCAAGCAACTCTCAAATGTGTTGCCACAGTTCTGGGAGTTTGACAGCGAGTACACTGGAGAGGTTTGGTGTCTGAATTTACCTGGTATCTGTCCATTCATCTGGCTCTGCATGTGTGGGGCGGGCGGTCCCTCTGGGGGCATACTGTGACCATGTGGGAGCTGAGGAGCCGCACCACTTTGATTCATGGGCATGTTCTGAGTGGGAGGCTatagagaaaaaagaaagacatttacTCAACCACTGATGTCCACTCTGGAGCACACATACTCCATGAGCTCACATACTTTTGCACCTGTGTGCCTGTGTCAAATATGTCCCTGTTCTGCACACTTTCAGCCCTGAAGTAGAGCAGTCTACCAAATTTTGTCAGAACTGGCCACAAGGTGCCACTTCAATTAATGAATTATACCCAGTTTGACTGATGTCAGACATTTTGGTGTGTATCATCTACAAACCCTCATGAGAATTTTGATTCTTTAAGTAATTTATATAAGTCAGATATAATGCAGATATAAGGCCAATACATTTTTGGGGCATGGCCCATAATGGCAATTAGACCTTAGTCATGCCATACTGTTTTTTTATGCAGacaaggctgtgagggatagacttacTGCCTGTACAATGGCACACATTGTATAATAGTATAAACCACATGTAGTTTTCAAAATGAAACAGCATTGAAAGTTAATTTTATGTCTACTGAAATTCTTTTTGAAAGATGTTTCATCAGCTGAAGAATCAgtatgttgttaaacaacagcACAATCTATTAAACAAACAGTACTTCTATCCCTCACAGTGGCACTACCCTAAGGTCTAATGTTTGTATATTTTGAGCACAATATGAAAACGTAAAATTTGTTACGATGGGAAAAAGAGATATGATTATTACCCCCAATTTGATCACTTTGATATGCAAGGCGGTACTATAATTTTCTTTTCCATCTAGAATATGTCTCCATcatagggctggacgattaatcgaaaagtaattgaaaccgaaattcagaacctctaaccaaAGAATTGCATGAACTGATCTGACAAATTGTAtatcttgaatgcaatgcaagtcgATTTCAATAAAAGCGTCAagcaaatgctttttttttttttttttataaatatttatcaaaaaatatatttatactagGGATGTGGATTTAACGTGTTAATTAGATTTCAATTAATTATggtaaaaaataacatgttaaaattaacacatttaacacatttGCCCTGCCCCAGACCTACATAGGTCATCTGaaatttcatacagttgattgatgatgaatatgaagcagggcaacaactcactgtgCGACGGAGCCcatagaatgcagttagaatgtccctaaaattcaagatagaGGGGCAAAAATGCACAGTTTGAgttttttgtctcatatttacatCATATGATAGGCTATAGTGAAGCTATATCACACGTGTAATGAGCACAACATCACACAAGTGCTATTTTTGTCCCGAATTGcacaagtgcaaatgtgatactgattttatacaacagttcaataaataagttaatattgtgttattttagacacaagattgtctgtttttgctcaattttgccaacaaaaatatagacaaagcagaactgtaCGTCTCTGAGCAGCAAAAAGAgtttcatttctaaattaatgaATCGAGTGTACCAATCAGTCCTTCCAGGATTTCACGGgacttttttctgatttttgtggcctaaaatgactgaatttgcgGCAGCTTTTCTCAAAGTTTGCAGcaatatttacagcattttttgttgttttgcagtGAAAATATACAACAGACAACATTCTTTTAACATCATTATTACTTTTCTGACCTCAAGAACCATTGCAGGGCTCCGGACTAACATTTGAGGGCAGTAGCACTGGtgcaattaaagggttagttcacccaaaaatgaaaattctgtcattaattactcaccctcatgtcgctccacacccgtaagaccttcgttcatcttcggaacacaaattaagatattttgataaaatccaatggctcagtgaggcctgcattgccagcaagttaatctacactttcaaacacccagaaaggtactaaagacatatttgaaacagttcatgt
Encoded here:
- the ss18 gene encoding LOW QUALITY PROTEIN: protein SSXT (The sequence of the model RefSeq protein was modified relative to this genomic sequence to represent the inferred CDS: deleted 1 base in 1 codon); the encoded protein is MSVAFAQHRQRAKGDITPAGIQKLLDENNQLIQCIMDFQSKGKTAECSHYQQMLHRNLVYLATIADSNQNMQSLLPAPPTQNMPMNQSGAAPQLPHGHSMPPEGPPAPHMQSQMNGQIPGPNHMPIQGPGPNQTPSIPSGSMNMPASSHGSMGAYNHAVPSSQGLQSQGQMNMSQGQPMGNYGPRPNMNMQPSQGPIMHQQAPSQQYNMPPSGGGGQHYQGQQTPMGMMGQGNHVMGQRPMPPYRPPHQGPPQQYAGQEEYYTEQYSHGAQGAPEGNAQYGQQQEAYQQGPPQQQGYPPQQQYPGQQGYPGQQQAYGPSQGTPSQYPNYPQTQGQQYSAYRPPQPGPPQGQPQRPYAFDQGQYGNYQQ